The following proteins are co-located in the Microbacterium sp. Clip185 genome:
- a CDS encoding MATE family efflux transporter, whose product MSTSLTTGSPWRVILLFSVPLLVGNVVQQLYQVVDAIVVGGELGVDALAAVGATGSLLFLLIGFAWGLTSGFAIPTAQAFGAGDRAAVRRSVATGTVLTAATSAILTVGAPLVSRPLLQILQTPPELLDNATVFAQVSFLGAAATMFFNYLAATIRAIGDARTPLVFLTVACILNAGLVVLTVGPLGWGVAGAAIATVVSQAVSVLLCLAYVRRRVPILHLTRADWRITRADVALHLRLGLPMGFQASIIAIGTLAVQVRLNELGADAVAAYTAAARVDGLAVALLQSLGLAVSMFVAQNFGGGRPDRIRAGVRQASWLAIAGAVALGGLLIAFGAPIVRLFVGDTAPEVVDLAALNLVINGASYTFLGILFVLRGALQGLSHTVIPTVTGVIELGMRVGAAIALGAAFGFAGVAFSNPLAWLGAIIVLIPAYVRAHRRLAHDPISRVDHVSPETTPIPVVGPTSGSMVVDAIVTRPIPIVPTRSRGRLLRSRRR is encoded by the coding sequence ATGTCCACCTCACTCACCACCGGCAGCCCCTGGCGAGTCATCCTCCTCTTCTCCGTTCCCCTGCTCGTCGGCAACGTCGTGCAACAGCTGTATCAGGTGGTCGACGCGATCGTGGTGGGAGGGGAGTTGGGCGTGGACGCGCTCGCTGCCGTGGGCGCGACGGGCAGCCTGCTCTTCCTGCTCATCGGGTTCGCGTGGGGTCTGACCTCCGGCTTCGCCATTCCCACGGCGCAGGCGTTCGGCGCAGGCGATCGAGCCGCCGTCCGGCGATCTGTCGCCACCGGCACGGTGCTGACGGCAGCGACCAGCGCCATCCTCACGGTCGGCGCGCCGCTCGTGTCGCGCCCGCTGCTCCAGATCCTGCAGACTCCCCCCGAGCTGCTCGACAACGCGACGGTCTTCGCCCAGGTCAGCTTTCTGGGAGCCGCGGCGACGATGTTCTTCAACTATCTCGCGGCCACGATCCGCGCCATCGGCGACGCACGCACCCCGCTCGTCTTCCTGACGGTGGCGTGCATCCTGAACGCGGGGCTCGTCGTGCTCACGGTGGGCCCGCTCGGGTGGGGCGTCGCGGGCGCGGCCATCGCCACGGTCGTCTCGCAGGCCGTGTCGGTCCTGCTGTGTCTCGCGTACGTGCGCCGACGCGTGCCGATCCTGCACCTGACCCGCGCGGACTGGCGGATCACCCGTGCCGACGTCGCCCTCCACCTGCGACTCGGGCTGCCGATGGGATTCCAGGCCTCCATCATCGCCATCGGCACCCTGGCGGTGCAGGTGCGTCTGAACGAGCTCGGCGCTGATGCGGTCGCCGCGTACACCGCCGCGGCGCGCGTCGACGGACTCGCCGTCGCGCTGCTGCAGTCCCTGGGACTGGCGGTGTCGATGTTCGTCGCGCAGAATTTCGGAGGCGGCCGCCCCGACCGCATCCGCGCCGGCGTGCGTCAGGCTTCCTGGCTCGCCATCGCCGGAGCCGTCGCGCTCGGTGGGCTGCTCATCGCCTTCGGCGCGCCCATCGTCCGCCTGTTCGTCGGAGACACCGCGCCCGAGGTCGTCGATCTCGCTGCGCTCAACCTGGTCATCAACGGCGCCAGTTACACGTTCCTCGGAATCCTCTTCGTCCTGCGCGGTGCGCTCCAGGGTCTGAGCCACACCGTCATCCCCACGGTCACAGGAGTGATCGAGCTCGGGATGCGGGTGGGCGCCGCGATCGCGCTCGGCGCCGCCTTCGGGTTCGCCGGGGTCGCTTTCAGCAATCCGCTCGCGTGGCTCGGAGCGATCATCGTGCTGATCCCGGCGTATGTGCGCGCGCACCGCCGCCTCGCCCACGACCCCATCTCCCGGGTGGACCACGTCTCTCCCGAGACGACGCCGATCCCGGTCGTCGGCCCGACGAGCGGATCCATGGTCGTCGACGCGATCGTCACGCGCCCCATCCCCATCGTCCCGACCCGCTCGCGCGGGCGACTGCTGCGCTCACGCCGCCGCTGA
- the msrA gene encoding peptide-methionine (S)-S-oxide reductase MsrA, which produces MTTDNGTITQIPGTETAVLAGGCFWGMEDLIRRQPGVLDTRVGYTGGQNDHATYRNHPGHAEAVEVVFDPRKTTYRDILAFFFQIHDPSTLNRQGNDIGTSYRSAIFPLTEQQEQVARDTIADVDASGLWPGKAVTTIEPAGAFWEAEPEHQDYLQRIPNGYTCHFPRQGWVLPRRENATAQS; this is translated from the coding sequence ATGACCACCGACAACGGAACCATCACGCAGATCCCCGGCACCGAGACCGCCGTGCTCGCGGGCGGGTGCTTCTGGGGCATGGAAGACCTCATCCGTCGCCAGCCCGGCGTTCTCGACACGCGCGTGGGCTACACCGGAGGGCAGAACGATCACGCCACCTACCGCAACCACCCCGGTCACGCGGAGGCGGTCGAGGTCGTCTTCGACCCCAGGAAGACGACCTATCGCGACATCCTGGCGTTCTTCTTCCAGATCCATGACCCGTCGACCCTGAACCGACAGGGCAACGACATCGGTACGAGCTATCGCTCAGCCATCTTCCCGCTCACTGAGCAGCAGGAGCAGGTGGCCCGCGACACCATCGCGGATGTGGACGCATCGGGTCTCTGGCCGGGCAAGGCCGTCACCACGATCGAGCCGGCGGGTGCGTTCTGGGAGGCGGAGCCCGAGCACCAGGATTACCTCCAGCGCATCCCGAACGGCTACACCTGCCACTTCCCGCGCCAGGGATGGGTGCTCCCCCGCCGCGAGAACGCCACCGCGCAGTCCTGA
- a CDS encoding aldo/keto reductase encodes MAEHHADHRADAKRENAGRIPSVSLNSGYDIPQLGYGVFKVDPAQTERFVSDALELGYRHIDTAAIYGNEEGVGRAIAASGIPRDELFVTTKLWNDRQAGSQPKQALEESLTKLGLDHVDLYLVHWPAPANDNYVHAWEQLVSFNESGLARSIGVSNHLVEHLERLVAATGKLPAVNQIELHPAYQQREVVAWAKQHGVHVEAWGPLGQGKYDLFGTPAIHEAAVAHDKTPAQVVLRWHLQVGNIVFPKTVNRERMAENLNLFDFELSDDEVSAITALDPGDGSGRVGTHPNDLN; translated from the coding sequence ATGGCAGAACATCACGCAGATCATCGCGCCGACGCGAAGCGGGAGAACGCGGGGCGCATTCCGTCGGTCTCCCTCAACTCCGGTTACGACATCCCGCAGCTCGGCTACGGGGTCTTCAAGGTCGACCCCGCCCAGACGGAGCGGTTCGTCTCCGACGCTCTCGAGCTCGGCTACCGCCACATCGACACCGCAGCGATCTACGGCAACGAGGAGGGCGTGGGGCGGGCCATCGCGGCCAGCGGCATTCCGCGTGACGAACTGTTCGTCACGACGAAGCTCTGGAACGACCGACAGGCCGGCTCGCAGCCGAAGCAGGCCCTCGAAGAGAGCCTGACCAAGCTGGGTCTCGATCACGTCGATCTCTACCTCGTGCACTGGCCCGCGCCCGCGAACGACAACTACGTGCATGCGTGGGAGCAGCTGGTCTCGTTCAACGAATCCGGGCTCGCCCGGTCTATCGGCGTCTCGAATCACCTCGTCGAGCACCTCGAGCGCCTCGTGGCGGCCACCGGCAAGCTTCCCGCCGTCAATCAGATCGAGCTGCATCCCGCTTACCAGCAACGTGAGGTCGTCGCGTGGGCGAAGCAGCACGGCGTGCACGTCGAGGCATGGGGACCGCTGGGGCAGGGCAAGTACGACTTGTTCGGCACGCCGGCGATCCACGAAGCTGCGGTCGCTCACGACAAGACGCCCGCTCAGGTCGTGCTGCGCTGGCACCTGCAGGTGGGCAACATCGTCTTCCCGAAGACGGTCAATCGAGAGCGGATGGCGGAGAACCTCAATCTCTTCGACTTCGAGCTCTCCGACGACGAGGTCTCGGCCATCACGGCGCTCGATCCTGGTGACGGGTCGGGCCGTGTCGGGACGCACCCGAACGACCTGAACTGA